The proteins below are encoded in one region of Pontibacter deserti:
- a CDS encoding YihY/virulence factor BrkB family protein: MNKRVASTWEITKQTFKEFVDDNPLDYAAIIGFYTIFSLPAVLIITIRIAGAVFGQEAVKGEVVNQLGGIVGRNSAAQFQNIIENAAISDATTIGTIVGVATMIFSATTVFVALQDSLNAMWEVKAKIEKGWLKLLIGRVLSLAMVISMGFLLLVSLSIDVALGIVYDFLRQKFSGIAIYFITIGNILVSLIISTIIFAAIYRVLPDAKIRWKNVWVGAFVTSILFVLGKYVLNIYFQHDPLADTYGAAGSLVLILVWVYYTAVIFLFGAEFTQVYSKAHEKHIEPEDTAVKVKKKEVEIDTDTGKVEVKEKEKGDSL, translated from the coding sequence ATGAACAAACGTGTTGCCTCCACCTGGGAGATCACCAAACAGACCTTTAAAGAGTTCGTGGACGATAATCCGCTGGATTATGCGGCCATTATCGGCTTTTATACCATCTTTTCGTTGCCGGCTGTGCTTATTATTACCATTCGTATAGCGGGGGCGGTTTTTGGCCAGGAGGCTGTTAAAGGCGAAGTAGTAAACCAATTGGGCGGTATAGTTGGGCGCAACAGTGCTGCGCAGTTCCAGAATATTATCGAGAATGCTGCCATTTCAGATGCTACCACCATCGGAACTATAGTCGGTGTAGCCACCATGATCTTCTCGGCTACTACGGTTTTTGTGGCCCTGCAGGATTCGCTAAATGCCATGTGGGAAGTGAAAGCCAAGATAGAAAAAGGCTGGCTGAAACTGTTAATTGGCCGTGTGCTGTCGCTGGCGATGGTGATAAGTATGGGTTTTCTGCTGCTGGTTTCGCTTTCTATAGATGTGGCCTTAGGCATTGTGTATGATTTTCTGCGGCAGAAATTCTCAGGCATAGCTATCTACTTTATAACGATAGGTAACATCCTGGTCTCACTTATCATCAGTACCATTATTTTTGCAGCTATTTACCGTGTACTACCCGATGCCAAGATCCGGTGGAAGAATGTGTGGGTAGGAGCATTTGTTACTTCCATTCTTTTTGTGTTGGGCAAATACGTGCTTAACATCTACTTCCAGCATGACCCGCTGGCCGATACCTATGGTGCTGCCGGCTCGCTGGTGCTTATATTGGTATGGGTATACTATACGGCTGTTATCTTTCTGTTTGGAGCAGAGTTTACGCAGGTATATTCCAAAGCGCACGAAAAACACATTGAGCCGGAAGACACCGCCGTAAAAGTGAAAAAAAAAGAAGTGGAGATTGACACCGATACCGGCAAAGTGGAGGTAAAGGAAAAAGAAAAAGGCGACTCATTATAA